A genomic window from Bacillus sp. BGMRC 2118 includes:
- a CDS encoding HNH endonuclease: MLKKSFLFLFTVILTFAVFQFNTSTALALPSGIPSKSSAQSQLNALTVKTEGSMTGYTRDNFPHWISQGNGCDTRQVVLKRDADYYSGDCPVTSGKWYSYYDGVTVYSPSDIDIDHVVPLAEAWRSGANNWTTEKRKNFANDLNGPQLIAVTASSNRSKGDQDPSTWKPTRYGAHCAYAKMWINTKYRWGLSLQSSEKTALQSMLNSCSY; encoded by the coding sequence ATGCTTAAGAAATCATTTTTATTCTTATTTACAGTTATTTTGACATTTGCGGTATTTCAATTTAACACGTCAACGGCTTTGGCACTGCCATCTGGCATTCCGTCTAAGTCTTCGGCCCAATCTCAGCTGAACGCACTAACTGTGAAAACTGAAGGATCAATGACAGGCTACACACGTGATAATTTTCCACATTGGATTAGTCAAGGAAATGGATGTGACACACGTCAAGTAGTACTAAAGCGTGACGCTGACTATTATAGTGGTGATTGTCCGGTAACGTCAGGGAAATGGTATAGCTATTATGATGGAGTGACAGTGTACTCACCATCTGATATTGATATTGATCACGTTGTTCCGTTAGCTGAAGCTTGGCGTTCTGGAGCAAACAACTGGACAACTGAAAAGCGAAAAAACTTCGCTAATGACCTTAATGGACCTCAATTAATTGCAGTAACCGCGAGCTCCAACCGTTCTAAAGGTGATCAAGACCCATCTACATGGAAGCCAACGCGATACGGTGCTCATTGTGCCTATGCGAAAATGTGGATCAATACGAAATATAGATGGGGACTAAGCCTACAATCATCAGAGAAAACGGCGTTGCAAAGTATGCTTAACTCTTGTTCATACTAA